A genomic stretch from Cellulomonas sp. KRMCY2 includes:
- the murC gene encoding UDP-N-acetylmuramate--L-alanine ligase: MSELERMRQAGRVHLIGIGGAGMSAVAALLVARGLQVSGSDSREGVALQGLRDAGIRVHVGHSAENVEGAGTVVVSSAIRPTNPELARARELDLPVLHRSVALAALMSGRRSVAVAGAHGKTTTSAMIAVTLAHAGLDPSYAIGGTVLTGAVAVVGGAHDGRGDVFVAEADESDGSFLAYTPSIAVVTNIEPDHLDHYGSRAAFEAAFVAFAGRIEPGGWLVACADDPGAATLAATVRSAGTHVRTYGTGPDADVRVGPWLTSSGVTGGSTTVQEPGGRPVDLDLTVPGAHNALDAAAAWVVARLLGVDELTAAQGLGTFHGTGRRFEERGSAGGVRVVDDYAHHPTEVAALLRAARQVAGTGRVLVLFQPHLYSRTVTFAQEFADALGLADVVVVTGVYGAREDPDPAVTGALIADRVTGSAQVQYVADRHAAAVAVGRLARPGDLVLTVGAGDVTALAPIVLRAVPR; encoded by the coding sequence ATGAGCGAGCTCGAGCGGATGAGGCAGGCCGGCCGGGTGCACCTGATCGGGATCGGCGGCGCGGGCATGTCGGCCGTCGCGGCCCTGCTCGTGGCCCGTGGCCTGCAGGTCTCCGGCTCGGACTCCCGGGAGGGCGTGGCGCTGCAGGGCCTGCGCGACGCCGGGATCCGGGTGCACGTCGGGCACAGCGCGGAGAACGTCGAGGGCGCCGGGACGGTCGTGGTCTCGAGCGCGATCCGGCCCACGAACCCTGAGCTGGCCCGCGCACGCGAGCTCGACCTACCCGTGCTGCACCGGTCCGTGGCCCTCGCGGCGCTGATGTCGGGTCGCCGCAGCGTCGCGGTGGCCGGCGCACACGGGAAGACCACGACGTCGGCCATGATCGCGGTCACGCTGGCCCACGCCGGGCTCGACCCGTCCTACGCGATCGGTGGCACGGTCCTGACCGGGGCGGTCGCGGTGGTCGGTGGAGCGCACGACGGCCGCGGCGACGTCTTCGTGGCCGAGGCCGACGAGTCGGACGGCTCCTTCCTCGCCTACACGCCCTCGATCGCGGTCGTGACGAACATCGAGCCCGACCACCTGGACCACTACGGCAGCCGGGCGGCGTTCGAGGCCGCCTTCGTCGCCTTCGCAGGACGGATCGAACCGGGCGGGTGGCTCGTCGCCTGCGCGGACGACCCTGGCGCGGCGACCCTCGCCGCGACGGTCAGGTCGGCGGGCACCCACGTGCGGACGTACGGCACCGGACCGGACGCCGACGTCCGGGTGGGGCCGTGGCTCACCTCGTCCGGGGTGACCGGCGGCTCGACGACGGTGCAGGAGCCCGGCGGGCGACCGGTGGACCTCGACCTGACGGTCCCCGGTGCCCACAACGCGCTCGACGCCGCTGCCGCCTGGGTAGTCGCCCGACTGCTCGGTGTCGACGAGCTCACCGCGGCGCAGGGGCTCGGCACGTTCCACGGCACGGGTCGGCGCTTCGAGGAGCGTGGTTCGGCGGGCGGGGTACGGGTCGTCGACGACTACGCCCACCACCCGACCGAGGTCGCCGCCCTGCTGCGCGCCGCGCGCCAGGTGGCCGGCACCGGGCGCGTGCTCGTCCTGTTCCAGCCGCACCTGTACTCGCGGACCGTGACCTTCGCGCAGGAGTTCGCCGATGCGCTCGGCCTGGCCGACGTGGTGGTCGTCACCGGCGTCTACGGCGCCCGCGAGGACCCGGACCCCGCGGTGACCGGTGCGCTGATCGCCGACCGGGTGACCGGATCCGCGCAGGTGCAGTACGTCGCCGACCGCCATGCGGCAGCCGTGGCTGTCGGCCGCCTGGCCCGTCCCGGTGATCTCGTCCTGACCGTCGGTGCCGGGGACGTGACCGCGCTCGCTCCGATCGTCCTGCGCGCGGTCCCGCGATGA